The following are encoded together in the Coturnix japonica isolate 7356 chromosome 8, Coturnix japonica 2.1, whole genome shotgun sequence genome:
- the LEXM gene encoding lymphocyte expansion molecule isoform X1 gives MGSRGAAPASGWAIAGACSRAIQLPHFQFKVMLKKRKQQQERLGPGTYNIRDFLQETQPSSLRGICDTREQRFRERQRDFFPGPGTYGPQGNPYTPLDERDRRSASTRALMDSRTEKCVFLTATGSGLAPGTYSPWSSTKEQLQPAGRRRTRQVPVERRKPAVILWPDEEQEEDTKKHIVTVKGFPDELMSRENKKKGCFSTMPRNPGCPTERIFWATLSQCPRDAFEVGPGSYDPKPAERSANFNQPPFWSSAKRFDKKAERLFMGNENRVGVGRYNLSRYDKYPRKIRYQSLYKSETQRYLSNLKQDAYMLERLKPAAKNKWSHLISAPRCPDTCEESTAVFQM, from the exons ATGGGCAGCCGG GGGGCAGCACCAGCCTCTGGCTGGGCCATAGCAGGGGCATGCTCCCGGGCAATTCAGCTGCCCCATTTCCAGTTCAAGGTGATGCTGAAGAAGCGCAAACAACAG caagAGAGGCTGGGCCCGGGAACGTACAACATCAGGGATTTCCTGCAGGAGACACAGCCCTCGAGCCTGAGGGGCATCTGCGACACAAGGGAGCAGAGGTTCAGAGAAAGACAGCGG GATTTCTTCCCTGGGCCTGGCACCTACGGCCCCCAGGGGAACCCCTACACTCCCCTGGATGAGAGGGACAGGCGCTCCGCCAGCACACGAGCGCTGATGGACAGCAGGACAGAGAAGTGTGTCTTCCTGACAGCCACG ggcaGTGGTTTGGCACCCGGCACCTACTCCCCATGGAGCAGCACCAAGGAGCAGCTGCAACCGGCGGGCAGACGCAGGACCCGCCAGGTCCCAGTGGAAAGGCGGAAGCCTGCAGTCATCTTGTGGCCCGATGAGGAG CAGGAGGAAGACACCAAGAAGCACATTGTCACTGTCAAGGGGTTCCCGGATGAGCTGATGTCaagggaaaacaagaagaaaggctgCTTCAGCACAATGCCACGGAACCCGGGCTGCCCCACAGAGAGGATCTTCTGGGCCACGCTCAGCCAGTGCCCGAGGGACGCG TTTGAGGTGGGACCAGGCTCATACGATCCAAAGCCTGCTGAGAGATCAGCAAACTTCAACCAGCCCCCGTTCTGGTCGTCTGCAAAGAGGTTTGACAAAAAGGCCGAACGCCTCTTCATGGGGAATGAG AATCGTGTGGGTGTGGGCCGCTATAATCTCAGCAGATATGACAAATACCCTCGGAAGATCAGATACCAGTCCCTGTACAAGAGTGAAACACAGCGGTACCTGAGCAACTTGAAGCAGGATGCCTACATGCT CGAGCGGCTAAAGCCTGCTGCGAAAAACAAATGGAGTCATTTGATTTCTGCTCCACGTTGTCCAGATACCTGTgaagaaagcactgctgttttccaaatgtAA
- the LEXM gene encoding lymphocyte expansion molecule isoform X2 produces the protein MGSRGAAPASGWAIAGACSRAIQLPHFQFKVMLKKRKQQQERLGPGTYNIRDFLQETQPSSLRGICDTREQRFRERQRDFFPGPGTYGPQGNPYTPLDERDRRSASTRALMDSRTEKCVFLTATGSGLAPGTYSPWSSTKEQLQPAGRRRTRQVPVERRKPAVILWPDEEEEDTKKHIVTVKGFPDELMSRENKKKGCFSTMPRNPGCPTERIFWATLSQCPRDAFEVGPGSYDPKPAERSANFNQPPFWSSAKRFDKKAERLFMGNENRVGVGRYNLSRYDKYPRKIRYQSLYKSETQRYLSNLKQDAYMLERLKPAAKNKWSHLISAPRCPDTCEESTAVFQM, from the exons ATGGGCAGCCGG GGGGCAGCACCAGCCTCTGGCTGGGCCATAGCAGGGGCATGCTCCCGGGCAATTCAGCTGCCCCATTTCCAGTTCAAGGTGATGCTGAAGAAGCGCAAACAACAG caagAGAGGCTGGGCCCGGGAACGTACAACATCAGGGATTTCCTGCAGGAGACACAGCCCTCGAGCCTGAGGGGCATCTGCGACACAAGGGAGCAGAGGTTCAGAGAAAGACAGCGG GATTTCTTCCCTGGGCCTGGCACCTACGGCCCCCAGGGGAACCCCTACACTCCCCTGGATGAGAGGGACAGGCGCTCCGCCAGCACACGAGCGCTGATGGACAGCAGGACAGAGAAGTGTGTCTTCCTGACAGCCACG ggcaGTGGTTTGGCACCCGGCACCTACTCCCCATGGAGCAGCACCAAGGAGCAGCTGCAACCGGCGGGCAGACGCAGGACCCGCCAGGTCCCAGTGGAAAGGCGGAAGCCTGCAGTCATCTTGTGGCCCGATGAGGAG GAGGAAGACACCAAGAAGCACATTGTCACTGTCAAGGGGTTCCCGGATGAGCTGATGTCaagggaaaacaagaagaaaggctgCTTCAGCACAATGCCACGGAACCCGGGCTGCCCCACAGAGAGGATCTTCTGGGCCACGCTCAGCCAGTGCCCGAGGGACGCG TTTGAGGTGGGACCAGGCTCATACGATCCAAAGCCTGCTGAGAGATCAGCAAACTTCAACCAGCCCCCGTTCTGGTCGTCTGCAAAGAGGTTTGACAAAAAGGCCGAACGCCTCTTCATGGGGAATGAG AATCGTGTGGGTGTGGGCCGCTATAATCTCAGCAGATATGACAAATACCCTCGGAAGATCAGATACCAGTCCCTGTACAAGAGTGAAACACAGCGGTACCTGAGCAACTTGAAGCAGGATGCCTACATGCT CGAGCGGCTAAAGCCTGCTGCGAAAAACAAATGGAGTCATTTGATTTCTGCTCCACGTTGTCCAGATACCTGTgaagaaagcactgctgttttccaaatgtAA